A window of Pusillimonas sp. T7-7 contains these coding sequences:
- a CDS encoding arsenate reductase ArsC translates to MNVLFLCTGNSCRSILAEATFNHLAPTDWSAMSAGSHPTGQVHPRSLTLLAREGISTDGYFSKSWDNLPHTPDVVVTVCASAAGETCPAYLGPVIRTHWGVEDPAHATGTDEEIDKAFEIAYRILRTRIEAFLALPLSDLKNDSTRLKIELDRIGELLP, encoded by the coding sequence ATGAACGTCCTTTTCCTATGCACGGGTAATTCGTGCCGCTCTATCTTGGCTGAAGCCACTTTCAATCACCTTGCCCCAACTGACTGGAGCGCCATGAGCGCCGGCAGTCATCCTACAGGCCAGGTGCATCCCCGCTCGTTAACGCTGCTTGCGCGCGAAGGTATTTCAACTGATGGCTACTTCAGCAAATCATGGGATAACCTGCCGCATACTCCTGATGTCGTCGTCACCGTTTGCGCCAGTGCTGCGGGTGAAACCTGCCCGGCATACCTGGGGCCCGTAATACGCACCCACTGGGGCGTTGAGGATCCCGCCCATGCTACGGGCACCGACGAAGAAATCGACAAGGCATTCGAAATTGCGTACCGCATCTTGCGTACCCGCATTGAAGCATTCTTGGCATTGCCGCTCTCCGACCTGAAAAATGATTCGACTCGCCTGAAAATCGAACTGGATCGCATTGGCGAGCTTCTTCCTTAG
- a CDS encoding arsenate reductase ArsC: MSDKVYNTLFLCTGNSARSIMAEVLLNNFGRDRFRAYSAGSRPGPQVNPLTIEVLQSARLPVEGLRSKSWDEFAKSTAPQLDFVITLCDSAAGEECPLWPGQPITAHWGFEDPSAFEGTAEAKRTYFDKIFRQIANRIKIFNSLPLTTLDRVAIKRELDALGNGATQTSATAT, encoded by the coding sequence ATGTCGGATAAAGTCTATAACACACTGTTTCTTTGTACAGGCAATTCGGCACGCAGCATTATGGCCGAAGTACTGCTTAATAATTTCGGTCGCGATCGTTTTCGAGCGTACAGCGCGGGTAGCCGTCCCGGCCCTCAGGTAAACCCCCTTACTATCGAAGTCCTTCAATCCGCTCGACTACCCGTTGAAGGCTTACGCAGCAAAAGCTGGGATGAGTTCGCAAAGTCCACGGCGCCGCAATTGGATTTTGTCATTACCCTTTGCGATAGTGCGGCCGGAGAAGAATGCCCTTTGTGGCCTGGCCAACCGATCACCGCACATTGGGGCTTTGAAGATCCGTCAGCTTTTGAAGGAACCGCAGAAGCAAAACGGACGTACTTCGACAAGATTTTTCGCCAGATCGCCAATCGAATCAAGATTTTCAATAGCTTGCCATTAACCACGCTAGACCGTGTGGCCATCAAGCGCGAACTCGACGCGCTCGGTAATGGAGCGACGCAAACCAGCGCCACTGCTACCTAA
- a CDS encoding helix-turn-helix transcriptional regulator, whose amino-acid sequence METKSIVRALAAIAHETRLEAYRYLVQAGPAGLPAGQLSELLGIAPSSLSFHLKELQNAGLLTSRQEGRFVFYSVEFEAMNTLLSYLTDNCCGGNPCSPVKVEACAVTQKTHS is encoded by the coding sequence ATGGAAACGAAAAGTATAGTCCGTGCCCTGGCGGCCATCGCCCACGAAACCCGTCTGGAAGCCTATCGCTACCTGGTGCAAGCCGGCCCGGCCGGACTGCCTGCGGGCCAATTGTCAGAACTGCTGGGAATCGCGCCATCTTCGCTTTCGTTTCATTTGAAGGAATTGCAAAATGCCGGGCTGTTGACATCTCGTCAAGAGGGGCGTTTTGTCTTTTATTCAGTTGAGTTCGAAGCCATGAACACACTTTTGTCTTATCTGACCGATAACTGCTGCGGCGGAAATCCATGCTCGCCAGTAAAGGTCGAGGCTTGTGCTGTTACCCAGAAAACCCACTCTTAA